The proteins below come from a single Aegilops tauschii subsp. strangulata cultivar AL8/78 chromosome 6, Aet v6.0, whole genome shotgun sequence genomic window:
- the LOC109731486 gene encoding uncharacterized protein, producing MASTKLILSAALVVLLSVGLSSAIRVVNHAATADGQGSGGGGGGGTGNSQASGYGSGDGTAEAYDQDNYAYGSGGGGGGGRWRGRDKSAAGSGAGGASGSGHGDSSTTDAGGSSTNANGQGGGGGAGGSDGNGSGSGYSDGSGSGVGENYAPYGSSYASSGGGGGGDGGGRNGGFAAGSGGGSGSSSGESTP from the coding sequence ATGGCTTCCACCAAGCTGATCCTGTCCGCTGCCCTCGTCGTCCTCCTAAGCGTGGGGCTGTCCAGCGCCATTAGGGTAGTGAACCACGCCGCCACCGCCGACGGCCAAGGcagtggaggaggaggcggcggcgggaccGGCAACAGCCAGGCCTCCGGCTATGGGTCCGGCGATGGCACCGCCGAGGCGTACGACCAGGACAACTACGCCTATGGCTccggaggcggtggcggcggtggcCGTTGGCGAGGCCGCGACAAGTCCGCGGCTGGTTCCGGAGCTGGCGGCGCGTCCGGCTCGGGCCACGGAGACTCGAGTACCACGGACGCCGGCGGGTCTTCAACCAACGCGAATGGCCAAGGAGGCGGTGGTGGCGCTGGGGGGAGCGATGGCAATGGCAGCGGCTCCGGCTACAGCGATGGAAGCGGGTCAGGGGTAGGTGAGAACTATGCACCGTATGGTTCGAGCTACGCGAGCAGCGGAGGGGGCGGGGGTGGCGACGGTGGCGGCCGCAACGGTGGGTTTGCCGCTGGTTCTGGAGGTGGATCAGGGAGCAGCAGCGGTGAATCAACCCCTTAA